The following nucleotide sequence is from Allocatelliglobosispora scoriae.
GCTGCTGCGACGGCAGGATGTCGACACTGGTGAGCAGGCTCCGCTTGGGCTTGTCGCGGCCGAGGCTGGCCCCGGCGGTCTGCAGGTTGGTCTTGGTGTAGCCGGGGTGCGCCGCGACGCTCATCGCCCGCCAGCCGCGCTCGGTGATCACCCCGGCGAGGTGCCGGGCGAAGAGCAGGTCGGCGAGCTTGGACTGGGCATAGGACCGCATCGGGCTGTATCCCCCCGTCCACTGCAGGTCGTCGAAGCGGATCCGGCCGAAGTTGGCGGTGCCGCTGCTCATCGTCACGATCCGCGGCGCGTCGGCCGCGAGCACCAGTGGCAGCAGGCGCATCGTCAGCGCGAACGGTCCGAGGAAGTTGCTGCCGAACTGCAGTTCAAACCCGTCGGCCGTGGTCATCCGGGTCGGCGGCGCCATCACGCCCGCGTTGTTGATCAACAAATCGACTGGTACGCCATCAGCCGCCATCCCGTCGGCGAACTCGCGCACCGAGGCGAGATCCGCGAGGTCGACACGGCGTACCGACAACAGGGCTTCGGGGTTTTCGGCGAGGATCTCGGCGCGGGGCCTGCTCGCCCTTCGCCACCGTGCGCACCGCCATCACGACGTGGGCGCCCGCGGCGGCGAGCCGCCTGGCGGCCTCGCGGCCGGTGCCGCTGTTGGATCCCGTGACGACGGCGAGACGACCGGTCTGATCTGGCACGGTGTACATGATCTTCTCCCTGCGGACGTTGATGAGACCATCGGTCTGTTATTCGCCACCGTATCAGACCGCCGGTTCGTTAACAAGGAACCGGCGGTCTGTAAGCTAAGATCAGCACCACAGCCGACGGGAGGGCAGAGCGCGTGACCAGATTCGCCGAGTTCCAGCGGGCACGCAGCGAGGAGCAGCGTGAGGTGCGCCGCCAGGCGATCCTCGACACCGCCGCGGCGATGCTCGCCGAGATGCCCGTCGCCGACCTCAGCCTCAACGAGCTGAGCCGCCGGGTGGGCCTCGCCAAGTCCAACGTGCTGCGCTATTTCGAGACCCGCGAGGCGGTCCTGCTCGACCTCTTCGACACCGCCTGGCGCGGGTGGCTCGCGCGCCTCGGCACGGAGCTGCCCGCCGCGATCGATCCGGCGGCGCCCGTCGCCGAGCGGTATGTCCAGGTCGCCGACGTGCTCACCGCCTCGCTCGTCGCCGATCCGCTGCTCTGTGAGCTGATGAGCGTCTCGGCCGGGGTGCTGGAGCGCAACATCTCCCCCGAGGTGGCCAAGCGCTACAAGCTCGGTGCGATCGCCAACACCGAGACGCTGACCGCGCTGACCCGCGCCTGCCTGCCGGAGCTCGGCGCCAAGGGCGGCTTCCACTTCGCCGCGGGGGTGCTGCTCTCGACCGGCGGGCTGTGGCCACTGACCAATCCGACCGACGCGATGCTCTGCGTCTACGAGGACCCGGCGATGGCGGCGATGCGGCTCGACTTCCGCACCGCGCTGCACGAAATGCTCGCCACCCTCCTGATCGGCTGCTTGACCCGCTGGCCGGCGGAGTAGGCAGCCTTCTTTAGAGAAGTTTCGCTGGTCAGCGTGGCCCCACTCGGTTCGGAGAGCGCTCGCCCATGATCAAAATAATTTCCCGGCACTGATTTATCAATTCGAATGCTGCCCCGGGCAACAAATATGCTGGCCAGGGTGGCTTCACCTGTGCGCCAAGGGGTAGCGCACCCGACACGTGGTCGAAACATGGCCTTGACAGGAATCCAACAAACGACAACTCTTCTCCCAGAGAGCGCTCT
It contains:
- a CDS encoding SDR family NAD(P)-dependent oxidoreductase; translation: MYTVPDQTGRLAVVTGSNSGTGREAARRLAAAGAHVVMAVRTVAKGEQAPRRDPRRKPRSPVVGTPCRPRGSRLGARVRRRDGG
- a CDS encoding TetR/AcrR family transcriptional regulator, whose amino-acid sequence is MTRFAEFQRARSEEQREVRRQAILDTAAAMLAEMPVADLSLNELSRRVGLAKSNVLRYFETREAVLLDLFDTAWRGWLARLGTELPAAIDPAAPVAERYVQVADVLTASLVADPLLCELMSVSAGVLERNISPEVAKRYKLGAIANTETLTALTRACLPELGAKGGFHFAAGVLLSTGGLWPLTNPTDAMLCVYEDPAMAAMRLDFRTALHEMLATLLIGCLTRWPAE